In the genome of Nevskia ramosa DSM 11499, one region contains:
- the shc gene encoding squalene--hopene cyclase: MNAPNAALFRRSPSELIAEAEGRLHAAIDIGREALLKLQKPDGEWCFEFEADCTIPAEYILMMHFMDEIDDALQAKIAKFIRAQQVLDGHGGWPQYRNYDQPGAIDLSCTVKSYYALKCAGDDVDAPHMVRAREVILAMGGAAKANVFTRILLAMFGQVPWAAAPYVPVEIVLFPRWFPFEIYKVATWARAVMVPLFVLCTLKAKAKNPRAIHIAELFVRPPEQETQWFPNDTAFARFFLALDKFGRVMDRFAPKKLRKLALKRAENWFVARLNGEDGINGIFPAMVNAYEALALLGYPADHPLRATCLKSIQKLIQETPDGSAYVQPCLSPTWDTGWAMMALIHADAPDGSSRAATKAAIRRAEDWMKPRQILDHVGDWIQSAPDKFLRPGGWAFQYWNEYYPDLDDTAVVAGVMHLAGREGTVGGNRHAEAVSRAAEWLLGLQSKNGGFGAYDADNTHHWINSIPFADHKAMLDPPTEDVTGRVLAFLGVLKRPEDRPAIERAIKYLKKAQQPDGSWWGRWGTNYIYGTWSALAGLALVGEKADAPYVARAVAYIEARQNADGGWGETNDTYLDPTLTGTMPRKGAVISTPNSTSWALLALMAVHGPEHPAIEAGIEWLIANQHSGGQYDGLWHDPGHNAPGFPRVFYMKYYGYDAYFPLWTLARYRQLRARRAV; encoded by the coding sequence ATGAATGCACCGAATGCCGCCCTGTTTCGTCGCTCGCCCAGCGAACTGATCGCCGAGGCCGAAGGCCGGCTGCATGCGGCGATCGACATCGGCCGCGAGGCGTTGCTGAAGCTGCAGAAGCCGGACGGCGAGTGGTGCTTCGAGTTCGAGGCGGACTGCACGATCCCCGCCGAATACATCCTGATGATGCATTTCATGGATGAGATCGACGATGCGCTGCAGGCGAAGATCGCCAAGTTCATTCGCGCCCAGCAAGTCCTCGATGGACATGGCGGCTGGCCGCAGTACCGCAACTACGACCAGCCGGGCGCGATCGATCTGTCCTGCACGGTCAAGAGCTATTACGCGCTGAAGTGCGCCGGCGATGACGTCGATGCACCGCACATGGTCCGCGCTCGCGAAGTGATCCTGGCGATGGGCGGTGCTGCCAAGGCCAACGTCTTCACCCGCATCCTGCTGGCGATGTTCGGTCAGGTGCCGTGGGCAGCGGCGCCGTATGTGCCGGTCGAGATCGTGCTGTTCCCGCGCTGGTTCCCGTTCGAGATCTACAAGGTCGCGACCTGGGCGCGTGCGGTGATGGTGCCGCTGTTCGTGCTCTGCACCTTGAAGGCGAAGGCCAAGAACCCGCGCGCGATTCACATCGCCGAACTGTTCGTCCGGCCGCCGGAGCAGGAAACCCAGTGGTTCCCGAACGACACCGCGTTCGCCCGATTCTTCCTGGCGCTCGACAAGTTCGGCCGCGTCATGGACCGCTTCGCGCCGAAGAAGCTGCGCAAGCTGGCCCTGAAGCGGGCCGAGAACTGGTTCGTCGCCCGCCTCAATGGCGAGGACGGCATCAACGGCATCTTCCCCGCGATGGTCAACGCTTATGAAGCGCTGGCCCTGCTGGGCTATCCGGCCGATCACCCGCTGCGTGCCACCTGTCTGAAGTCGATCCAGAAGCTGATCCAGGAAACGCCGGACGGCAGCGCCTACGTGCAGCCCTGCCTGTCGCCGACCTGGGATACCGGCTGGGCGATGATGGCGCTGATCCACGCCGATGCGCCGGACGGCTCCAGCCGCGCCGCGACCAAGGCCGCGATCCGCCGCGCCGAAGACTGGATGAAGCCGCGCCAGATCCTCGACCACGTCGGCGACTGGATCCAGTCGGCACCGGACAAATTCCTGCGTCCCGGTGGCTGGGCGTTCCAGTACTGGAACGAGTACTACCCGGATCTCGATGACACTGCCGTGGTTGCCGGCGTCATGCATCTGGCCGGCCGCGAAGGTACGGTGGGCGGCAATCGCCATGCGGAAGCGGTCAGCCGCGCGGCCGAATGGCTGCTCGGCCTGCAGTCGAAGAATGGCGGCTTCGGTGCCTACGACGCCGACAACACCCATCACTGGATCAACTCGATCCCGTTCGCCGATCACAAGGCGATGCTCGATCCGCCGACCGAAGACGTCACCGGCCGCGTGCTGGCCTTCCTCGGTGTGCTCAAGCGCCCGGAAGATCGCCCGGCGATCGAACGCGCGATCAAGTACCTGAAGAAAGCCCAGCAGCCGGACGGCTCCTGGTGGGGACGCTGGGGCACCAACTACATCTATGGCACCTGGTCGGCACTGGCCGGGCTGGCGCTGGTCGGCGAAAAGGCCGATGCGCCGTACGTCGCCAGAGCCGTGGCCTACATCGAAGCGCGCCAGAACGCCGATGGCGGCTGGGGCGAGACCAACGACACCTATCTCGATCCGACGCTCACCGGCACGATGCCGCGCAAGGGCGCGGTGATCAGCACGCCGAACAGCACGTCCTGGGCGCTGCTGGCGCTGATGGCCGTGCACGGGCCTGAGCATCCGGCGATCGAAGCCGGCATCGAATGGCTGATCGCCAATCAACACAGCGGCGGTCAGTACGACGGTCTGTGGCATGACCCGGGCCACAACGCACCGGGCTTCCCGCGCGTGTTCTACATGAAGTACTACGGCTACGACGCCTACTTCCCGCTGTGGACCTTGGCCCGTTACCGCCAGCTGCGCGCGCGCCGGGCCGTCTGA
- a CDS encoding phytoene/squalene synthase family protein, producing the protein MTIEQSTTDALLIAAAFQAHILPGVSRTFALTIPQLPQPLGGVVANAYLLCRIADTIEDEPALNPQDKVRLTEQFADLVGGRGSVAAFVDELLPKLSTATLATEMELVKNTQAVLTMTYSFEPGPRAAIERCLRIMCRGMHRFQQQAGPDGLRDLNELGRYCYYVAGVVGEMLSDLFCAFSADTARRRGDLSRYAVAFGQGLQMTNILKDIWEDRARGVSWMPRHEFAQHGVVMIEVDPAKQGEAVQRALHELVAVTHAQLAYALEFTLAIAPGDTGIRKFCAWNIGMALLTLRKIVATPGYTSAAEVKISRTSVMWTMALTSLGIRSNTWLRFLFRRTAAGLPQIVTTPAQAPLEA; encoded by the coding sequence ATGACGATCGAGCAATCCACCACGGACGCCCTGCTGATCGCGGCCGCGTTCCAGGCGCACATCCTGCCGGGCGTGTCCCGCACCTTTGCGCTGACCATTCCGCAGCTGCCGCAGCCGCTCGGTGGCGTCGTCGCCAACGCTTACCTGTTGTGTCGGATCGCCGACACCATCGAGGACGAGCCGGCGCTGAACCCGCAAGACAAGGTACGGCTGACCGAGCAGTTCGCGGATCTGGTCGGCGGCCGTGGTTCGGTGGCGGCTTTCGTCGACGAGCTGCTGCCGAAGCTGTCGACGGCAACCCTGGCGACCGAGATGGAGCTGGTCAAGAACACCCAGGCCGTGCTGACCATGACCTACAGCTTCGAGCCCGGCCCACGCGCCGCGATCGAACGCTGCCTGCGCATCATGTGCCGCGGTATGCACCGCTTCCAGCAACAGGCCGGGCCCGATGGCCTGCGCGATCTGAACGAGCTGGGCCGCTACTGCTATTACGTCGCCGGCGTCGTCGGCGAAATGCTGTCCGATCTGTTCTGCGCGTTCTCGGCCGATACCGCCAGGCGTCGCGGCGATCTGTCGCGCTATGCCGTGGCCTTCGGTCAGGGCCTGCAGATGACCAACATCCTCAAGGACATCTGGGAAGACCGCGCCCGCGGCGTCAGCTGGATGCCGCGTCATGAGTTCGCCCAGCACGGCGTGGTCATGATCGAGGTCGATCCGGCGAAGCAGGGCGAAGCGGTGCAGCGCGCGCTGCATGAACTGGTCGCCGTCACTCACGCCCAGCTCGCCTATGCGCTGGAATTCACCTTGGCGATCGCGCCGGGCGATACCGGCATCCGCAAGTTCTGCGCGTGGAACATCGGCATGGCATTGCTGACCCTGCGCAAGATCGTCGCCACGCCTGGTTACACGAGTGCGGCCGAGGTGAAGATCTCGCGCACCTCGGTGATGTGGACGATGGCGCTGACCAGCCTCGGCATCCGCAGCAACACCTGGCTCCGCTTTCTGTTCCGACGCACCGCGGCGGGCCTGCCGCAGATCGTCACCACGCCGGCTCAGGCGCCGCTCGAAGCCTGA
- a CDS encoding adenine phosphoribosyltransferase: MTSIAATAKPADREAVESQLRALIRDVADFPKPGVGFKDITPLLENVAGFRACIAALAARIAEHRPDALIAIESRGFIFGAPLATLIGLPLIVVRKPGKLPRRTESVAYQLEYGEDLLEVHADAIVAGRRYVIVDDVLATGGTAAAVVSLVTRLGGVLAACAFPIELAFLDGRSRLPGVSVDSLVTYG; encoded by the coding sequence ATGACGTCCATTGCTGCCACCGCCAAGCCGGCTGATCGGGAAGCTGTCGAATCGCAGTTGAGAGCACTGATCCGCGATGTGGCGGACTTCCCGAAGCCGGGGGTCGGCTTCAAGGACATCACGCCGCTACTCGAGAATGTCGCCGGTTTTCGTGCCTGCATCGCGGCACTCGCGGCCCGCATCGCCGAGCACCGGCCGGACGCGCTGATCGCGATCGAGTCGCGCGGCTTCATCTTCGGCGCGCCGCTGGCGACCCTGATCGGCCTGCCGCTGATCGTGGTTCGCAAGCCGGGCAAGCTGCCGCGGCGCACGGAGTCTGTTGCCTACCAGCTCGAGTACGGCGAAGACCTGCTCGAAGTGCACGCCGATGCCATCGTTGCCGGCCGTCGTTACGTGATCGTCGATGACGTGCTGGCCACCGGCGGCACGGCGGCAGCGGTCGTGTCGCTGGTTACCCGGCTCGGTGGTGTGCTGGCTGCTTGTGCGTTCCCGATCGAGCTGGCGTTTCTCGATGGCCGCAGCCGTCTGCCGGGTGTGTCGGTTGACAGTCTCGTAACCTACGGGTGA
- a CDS encoding polyprenyl synthetase family protein: protein MNSVAALPSFSARIAAYRSRFDGALDAALPPLGTDPAQLHEAMRYTCNGGKRLRALLVYAAGEALGLPADQLDAPAVAVELIHAYSLVHDDLPAMDDDDLRRGQPTVHKVWDDAMGVLVGDALQTLAFETLTHSIPADGEAARRLLGVIKALAHASGSLGMVGGQAVDIESEGQRIPLERLKSLHARKTGALILSCLQMPLALAAPAADVVEALTTYGRQLGLAYQIQDDVLDITQSTEQLGKTAGKDVAQEKSTYPALLGFDAAKALAEQTFADARAAVAGLGEKAEGLQWLALEIEGRNH, encoded by the coding sequence TTGAATTCCGTCGCAGCATTGCCTTCTTTCTCGGCGCGCATCGCCGCCTATCGCAGCCGCTTCGACGGCGCCCTCGATGCCGCCCTGCCGCCACTTGGCACCGACCCTGCGCAGCTGCACGAAGCGATGCGCTACACCTGCAACGGCGGCAAGCGCCTGCGCGCGCTGCTGGTCTACGCCGCTGGCGAAGCGCTAGGCCTGCCGGCCGATCAGCTCGACGCTCCGGCCGTCGCCGTCGAACTGATCCACGCCTACTCGCTGGTTCACGACGATCTGCCGGCGATGGACGACGACGACCTGCGCCGTGGCCAGCCCACCGTGCACAAGGTCTGGGACGATGCGATGGGCGTGCTGGTCGGCGATGCGCTGCAGACGCTGGCCTTCGAGACACTGACTCACAGCATTCCGGCCGACGGCGAAGCCGCTCGCCGCCTGCTCGGCGTGATCAAGGCATTGGCGCACGCCTCCGGCTCGCTCGGCATGGTCGGCGGCCAGGCCGTCGACATCGAATCGGAAGGCCAGCGCATTCCGCTCGAACGGCTGAAATCACTGCACGCGCGCAAGACCGGCGCGCTGATCCTCAGCTGCCTGCAGATGCCGCTGGCACTGGCCGCACCTGCGGCGGACGTGGTCGAAGCGCTGACCACCTACGGCCGCCAGCTGGGCCTGGCCTACCAGATCCAGGACGACGTGCTCGACATCACCCAGTCCACCGAACAGCTTGGTAAGACTGCCGGCAAGGACGTGGCGCAGGAGAAGTCGACTTATCCGGCGCTGCTCGGTTTCGATGCCGCAAAGGCGCTGGCCGAGCAGACGTTTGCCGATGCGCGGGCAGCGGTTGCCGGGCTGGGCGAGAAGGCTGAGGGGCTGCAGTGGTTGGCTCTGGAGATTGAGGGGCGGAATCATTGA
- a CDS encoding DUF6538 domain-containing protein, translating to MSREPFVIRRGNVLYFRIAIPADLRPALGRLEILKTLNTCDTRRGGPMALRLAADAKELFQALRHQTHRQQETHARPSDEPYCVRPSGAAMAAGQGKSRRQGRPTAAPETFETDYSVKFNFGPSGETQSMEVVAEPHEGDAVASLFRELRVSGPVQIGATRNVVPASPQPKKGKPVSINGLYDAYVKERQPKAKTVDSWRSRVKDFVTFIEHDDATLVTPEDVVCWKDELVGKDLAATTINNGYLAALRSAFKHGLRNKYLATDPTDGIIVLEPSGDGSKNQKPYTDEEARRMIGEARNLKTWLRWLPVLLAYTGARVEEIAGAMKADVREINKVLVIDLNEKHRHLKNTTSVRKVPLHSAIVSEGFLDYVATLPDQSPLFPDITPDQYGRRGTNASKINARWVRGDIGISDPLIQPAHAWRHRFADLCRDWDIPSEARYAIDGHKVPGVGASYGQGFKLEKLAALIELIPSQG from the coding sequence ATGTCCCGAGAGCCGTTCGTTATCCGTCGCGGCAACGTCCTTTACTTCCGAATCGCCATCCCTGCCGACCTCCGCCCGGCGCTCGGTCGGCTGGAAATCTTGAAGACCCTGAATACCTGCGACACTCGGCGCGGTGGACCGATGGCGCTCAGACTGGCCGCCGACGCCAAAGAACTATTCCAGGCATTGCGCCACCAGACGCACCGCCAACAAGAGACGCATGCGAGGCCCTCAGACGAGCCCTACTGCGTCCGACCTTCCGGGGCAGCCATGGCAGCGGGACAAGGTAAATCGCGCCGTCAGGGTCGCCCCACGGCCGCGCCGGAGACGTTCGAGACGGACTACTCGGTCAAGTTCAACTTCGGGCCGTCTGGTGAAACCCAGAGCATGGAAGTCGTCGCTGAACCCCACGAGGGCGACGCGGTCGCGTCGCTTTTCAGGGAGCTAAGGGTTTCCGGTCCTGTTCAGATCGGGGCAACTCGGAACGTCGTACCTGCTAGCCCGCAGCCCAAAAAGGGGAAGCCAGTTTCCATAAATGGCCTCTATGACGCCTACGTCAAAGAACGGCAGCCAAAAGCGAAGACGGTCGATTCTTGGCGCAGTCGCGTGAAGGACTTTGTAACTTTCATCGAGCACGACGACGCAACCTTGGTTACACCGGAAGACGTGGTCTGTTGGAAAGACGAGCTGGTCGGCAAAGACTTAGCTGCGACGACGATCAACAATGGCTACCTCGCCGCCCTTCGATCGGCTTTCAAACACGGACTCAGGAACAAGTACCTGGCGACCGATCCGACTGACGGCATCATCGTGTTGGAACCGTCTGGGGACGGCAGTAAAAACCAAAAACCGTACACCGACGAAGAAGCACGCCGGATGATCGGCGAGGCTAGAAATCTCAAGACCTGGCTGAGGTGGTTGCCGGTCTTGCTCGCCTACACCGGCGCACGGGTCGAAGAAATCGCAGGGGCAATGAAAGCGGACGTTCGCGAGATCAACAAAGTTCTGGTCATCGACCTGAACGAAAAACACCGGCATCTGAAAAACACAACTTCAGTGCGGAAGGTACCGCTTCATTCCGCCATCGTCAGCGAAGGCTTCCTTGACTACGTCGCGACCCTGCCGGATCAATCGCCCCTGTTTCCGGACATAACGCCCGACCAGTACGGCCGGCGCGGAACCAATGCCTCCAAGATCAACGCCCGATGGGTCAGGGGCGACATCGGCATTAGCGATCCCCTCATACAACCCGCACACGCATGGCGGCATCGGTTCGCGGACCTGTGCCGGGATTGGGACATTCCTTCAGAAGCTCGGTACGCCATTGACGGACACAAGGTTCCGGGAGTTGGTGCCTCTTACGGACAAGGCTTCAAGTTGGAGAAGCTGGCCGCTTTAATCGAGTTGATCCCTTCACAGGGCTAG
- a CDS encoding recombinase family protein, which yields MTAGKFVSYCRVSTLQQGRSGLGLEAQQAAVTAYLGDKHGELVGEFVEVETGKGANALAKRPQLRAALAMCKKHGATLIIAKLDRLARNVHFISGLLETRCEFVAADMPHANKVMIQMHAVMAEWERDQISARTKSALIAAKARGVALGAAGPANLRANLETRKKAAREFAHKLKSILDGLVAEGFSQEEQVAQLNSLGIGAPRGGRWSRMQLHRINILNAVQTLPIRR from the coding sequence ATGACCGCAGGAAAGTTCGTCAGCTATTGCCGTGTCAGCACCCTTCAGCAGGGTCGCTCAGGTCTTGGCCTTGAGGCGCAGCAGGCAGCAGTTACCGCATACCTCGGTGACAAGCATGGCGAGCTTGTCGGCGAGTTCGTTGAAGTCGAGACGGGCAAGGGTGCGAACGCTCTAGCTAAAAGGCCGCAGCTACGGGCAGCACTGGCCATGTGCAAGAAGCACGGTGCAACACTGATCATCGCGAAGCTGGACAGGCTGGCTCGAAATGTTCATTTCATTTCGGGCTTGCTCGAAACCCGGTGCGAGTTCGTTGCGGCAGACATGCCGCACGCCAACAAGGTGATGATCCAGATGCACGCGGTCATGGCGGAATGGGAACGCGACCAGATCAGCGCCCGCACGAAGTCCGCCCTTATCGCCGCTAAGGCGCGCGGCGTAGCGTTGGGAGCGGCAGGGCCGGCCAACCTGCGTGCTAATCTCGAAACGCGAAAAAAAGCAGCGCGGGAATTTGCGCATAAGCTCAAGTCGATACTAGACGGCCTTGTGGCCGAAGGGTTCAGTCAGGAAGAACAGGTTGCGCAACTCAACAGCTTAGGAATTGGTGCGCCACGGGGAGGGAGGTGGTCGCGTATGCAATTACACCGAATCAACATCCTTAACGCAGTCCAGACGCTGCCAATTAGGCGGTGA
- the mltF gene encoding membrane-bound lytic murein transglycosylase MltF — translation MRKHDEQSRSTMTAWPSRVFSLRALLTAGLLSVLMTCSPQPDSLERVLADGRLRVATVNSPTTCYDGPAGPTGYECDLLRGFAEHLGVKLELTYLANSAQMLDYVAGGKADIAAGGINVTAARATQVRFTQPVQSVRLQLIYRADDRKPRDPGDLEGQLAVPAGSSMAERLTQLRASRYPKLQWLEVPDAGANDLLSRVSDGELAYTVANSDLVAINRRYAPQLRVAFDMSGQEDIAWALPIAGDSSLFDAIQEYLKQLPPSELARLRDRHFGELESDEYLGVVRFVTDVKALLPKYQQHFEDAAERYGLDWRTLAAIGYQESKWNEDAVSSTGVRGIMMLTLDTAAHLKVRDREDPKQSIQGGARYLQLLQRQLPQSIAEPDRTWMALAAYNQGMGHLLDARLLAQKAGKNPNRWPDVLEGLRLLTKEKYYSQTKHGYARGGEAVRFVTNVRSYYDVLMWMTGSLSIAPSAEAQATAVKSAIDQPLDPEPGAR, via the coding sequence ATGAGGAAGCATGACGAGCAGAGCCGTTCGACGATGACCGCGTGGCCCAGCCGGGTGTTCTCGCTGCGGGCGCTGCTGACTGCCGGTCTGCTGTCGGTGCTGATGACCTGTTCGCCGCAGCCAGACAGCCTGGAGCGAGTGCTTGCCGATGGCCGCCTGCGGGTCGCGACCGTCAACAGTCCCACCACCTGTTATGACGGGCCGGCCGGTCCCACCGGTTACGAATGCGATCTGCTGCGCGGCTTCGCCGAGCACCTCGGCGTGAAGCTGGAGCTGACCTACCTCGCCAACAGCGCCCAGATGCTCGACTACGTGGCCGGTGGCAAGGCCGATATCGCGGCCGGCGGCATCAATGTGACTGCGGCGCGAGCCACGCAGGTGCGCTTCACGCAGCCGGTGCAGAGCGTGCGCCTGCAGCTGATCTATCGCGCCGATGACCGGAAACCGCGTGATCCCGGCGATCTCGAGGGTCAGCTGGCAGTACCGGCCGGCAGTTCGATGGCTGAACGTCTGACCCAACTACGCGCCAGCCGTTATCCGAAGCTGCAGTGGCTGGAAGTGCCGGATGCCGGCGCCAACGATCTGCTGAGCCGGGTTTCCGATGGCGAACTCGCTTACACGGTGGCCAACTCCGATCTGGTGGCGATCAATCGCCGCTATGCGCCGCAACTGCGTGTGGCCTTCGATATGTCCGGCCAGGAAGACATTGCCTGGGCGCTGCCGATAGCCGGCGATTCCTCGCTGTTCGACGCGATCCAGGAATACCTCAAGCAACTGCCGCCCAGCGAACTGGCGCGACTTCGCGATCGTCATTTCGGCGAACTGGAGAGCGACGAATACCTCGGTGTGGTCCGCTTCGTCACCGATGTGAAAGCGCTGCTGCCGAAGTATCAGCAGCACTTCGAGGACGCCGCCGAACGCTACGGACTGGACTGGCGAACGCTGGCTGCGATCGGTTATCAGGAGTCGAAGTGGAACGAGGATGCAGTCAGTTCCACCGGCGTGCGCGGCATCATGATGCTGACGCTCGATACTGCCGCGCACCTGAAAGTGCGGGATCGTGAAGATCCGAAGCAGAGCATTCAGGGCGGCGCCCGCTATCTGCAGCTGTTGCAGCGCCAGCTGCCGCAGTCGATCGCCGAGCCGGATCGCACCTGGATGGCGCTGGCGGCCTACAACCAGGGCATGGGCCATCTCCTCGACGCCCGGCTGCTGGCGCAGAAGGCCGGCAAGAATCCCAATCGCTGGCCCGATGTGCTCGAAGGCCTGCGCTTGCTGACGAAGGAAAAATATTACTCGCAGACCAAGCACGGCTACGCGCGCGGCGGCGAAGCGGTGCGCTTCGTCACCAACGTGCGCAGTTATTACGACGTGCTGATGTGGATGACCGGCAGCCTCAGCATCGCGCCGAGCGCCGAAGCTCAGGCGACAGCGGTCAAATCCGCAATCGATCAACCACTCGACCCTGAGCCAGGTGCTCGCTGA
- a CDS encoding (2Fe-2S) ferredoxin domain-containing protein: MSDSTVPVSYFKHHVFFCCNQRKDGRESCEDHGANELRDYCKNRVKKAALTGVGRARVNQAGCLDRCELGPVMVVYPEGVWYRYKNKADIDEIVSEHLAQGRVVDRLRI; the protein is encoded by the coding sequence ATGAGTGATAGCACCGTCCCCGTTTCCTACTTCAAGCATCACGTCTTCTTCTGCTGCAATCAGCGCAAGGATGGCCGCGAATCCTGCGAGGATCACGGCGCCAACGAGCTGCGCGACTACTGCAAGAACCGGGTGAAGAAAGCGGCGCTGACCGGCGTCGGCCGCGCCCGGGTCAATCAGGCGGGCTGTCTCGATCGCTGCGAGCTGGGGCCGGTGATGGTGGTCTATCCGGAAGGCGTCTGGTATCGCTACAAGAACAAGGCTGACATCGACGAGATTGTCAGCGAGCACCTGGCTCAGGGTCGAGTGGTTGATCGATTGCGGATTTGA
- a CDS encoding DUF481 domain-containing protein, translating into MSEFHFPRALLLAITLLPLTPVSAKDAAKLAAEDGTTSIPPLVEPVTKPAASPEVAAEPAAAPAEPPKPEPTPWLGELAVGLVNASGNTSTRSINLRSALEYRAERWGNRFTALAFSGSRDGVSTDERYSVANKTDYQFDFRNYAFGNLAYDNDRFAGIAERYAATVGYGRHVLRNKRHKLDIEIGVGANRTRDQDEIYETAAIGTLGGKYTWTISPNAEFTQTLRTEGGVTNVYVNPITALKLTIVGNLFATFNHEIRYNTEVPSETRHLDQITTINLGYSFGTPPA; encoded by the coding sequence ATGTCTGAATTCCATTTTCCCCGCGCACTGTTGCTGGCAATCACGCTGCTGCCACTGACGCCGGTGTCGGCCAAGGACGCTGCAAAGCTGGCCGCCGAAGACGGAACCACCAGCATCCCGCCATTGGTCGAACCGGTTACCAAGCCCGCCGCATCGCCCGAAGTCGCGGCGGAACCTGCTGCTGCGCCTGCCGAGCCACCGAAGCCGGAGCCGACGCCGTGGCTTGGCGAGCTGGCCGTCGGCCTGGTCAATGCCAGCGGCAATACCAGCACGCGTTCGATCAATCTCCGCTCGGCGCTGGAATATCGGGCCGAGCGCTGGGGCAATCGTTTCACCGCATTGGCCTTCAGCGGCAGTCGTGACGGCGTCAGCACCGACGAGCGCTACTCGGTCGCCAACAAGACCGACTACCAGTTCGACTTTCGCAACTACGCGTTCGGCAATCTCGCCTATGACAACGACCGCTTCGCCGGCATCGCCGAGCGCTATGCGGCCACCGTCGGCTACGGCCGCCATGTGCTGCGCAACAAGCGGCACAAGCTGGATATCGAAATCGGTGTCGGTGCCAATCGCACACGCGATCAGGACGAAATCTACGAGACCGCGGCGATCGGCACGCTCGGCGGCAAGTACACCTGGACGATTTCGCCGAATGCGGAATTCACCCAGACCTTGCGAACGGAAGGCGGCGTCACCAATGTCTATGTCAACCCGATCACGGCGCTGAAGCTGACCATCGTCGGCAACCTGTTCGCGACCTTCAATCACGAAATTCGCTACAACACGGAAGTGCCGTCCGAGACCCGGCATCTCGACCAGATCACCACCATCAATCTCGGTTATTCCTTCGGTACGCCCCCGGCATGA
- a CDS encoding (Fe-S)-binding protein: MPPPESHPFPLAAADLCVKCGLCLPHCPTYQQAGHEADSPRGRIMLMQGLATGRIVPSSSLERHLDGCLGCRACERVCPASVPYGELIDAGRAQLAAVRPERLWLTRLLSAVLSRRPLRRLLATLLWLYAVSGAQGFLRRFHLLGRGRLARLESTMPRIERLRAPRAPIVTRPRGKVGVFVGCMGDIAERAVADDLAQLLADCGYAADFVADQTCCGAIDQHAGRPATAEQLAARNIAAFSTRDEPILPLATGCAATLLDYPRLAADGGKAFAKRLRDPLAFLLEHGEPLRFKPTRLKVAIHEPCTQRNVIRRGDALRRLLARIPELEIVELDATSACCGAAGSHFISHPEQADALLAPKLAAAARLQPDVIVSSNIGCSLHLAAGLRRAGEQAGKTSPELLHPLRLLARCRA, encoded by the coding sequence ATGCCGCCGCCCGAATCCCACCCGTTTCCGCTGGCCGCCGCCGATCTCTGCGTGAAGTGCGGCCTGTGTCTGCCGCACTGCCCGACTTATCAGCAGGCGGGCCATGAGGCCGATTCACCGCGCGGGCGGATCATGCTGATGCAGGGCCTCGCGACTGGCCGCATTGTCCCGTCATCGAGCCTTGAACGCCACCTGGACGGCTGTCTCGGCTGCCGCGCCTGCGAACGAGTCTGCCCGGCTTCGGTGCCTTATGGCGAGCTGATCGATGCGGGCCGCGCCCAACTGGCAGCCGTGCGGCCCGAACGTTTGTGGCTGACGCGCCTGCTCAGCGCGGTGCTCAGCCGTCGCCCGCTGCGCCGTCTGCTGGCGACGCTGCTATGGCTTTACGCAGTCAGCGGCGCACAAGGTTTCCTGCGCCGCTTTCATCTGCTCGGCCGTGGTCGGCTTGCGAGACTGGAGTCGACGATGCCGCGCATCGAGCGGCTGCGCGCACCACGAGCACCGATCGTTACCAGGCCACGCGGCAAGGTCGGCGTGTTCGTCGGCTGCATGGGCGACATCGCCGAGCGCGCCGTGGCCGATGATCTGGCGCAGCTACTCGCTGACTGCGGTTACGCGGCTGATTTCGTCGCCGATCAGACCTGCTGCGGTGCCATCGACCAGCACGCCGGCCGGCCGGCAACGGCGGAGCAACTGGCTGCGCGCAACATCGCCGCTTTCAGCACGCGCGATGAGCCGATCCTGCCGCTGGCCACCGGCTGTGCCGCGACCCTGCTCGACTATCCGCGCCTCGCAGCAGATGGCGGCAAGGCGTTCGCGAAACGCTTGCGCGATCCGCTCGCCTTCCTGCTCGAACACGGCGAGCCGCTGCGCTTCAAGCCGACGCGCTTGAAGGTGGCGATCCACGAGCCCTGCACGCAGCGCAACGTGATCCGCCGAGGCGATGCGCTGCGCAGGCTGCTGGCGCGCATTCCGGAACTGGAGATCGTCGAGCTTGATGCCACGTCCGCCTGCTGCGGCGCTGCCGGCAGCCATTTCATCAGCCATCCGGAACAAGCCGACGCACTGTTGGCGCCGAAGCTGGCAGCCGCGGCAAGGCTGCAGCCGGATGTGATCGTCAGCAGCAACATCGGCTGCTCGTT